One Thermococcus eurythermalis DNA segment encodes these proteins:
- a CDS encoding metallophosphoesterase — MVYVAVLANINGNLPALAKALEKIEELKEEGYEIEKYYVLGNVVGLFPYPKEVLDTLDDLIRNNVVKVIRGEFDQAIAASDPHAEGPDYIDRLNYLDYTKKALKYTWKKLGHEGREFIRDLPIYLVDRIGKNDIFGVYGSPLNPFEGQVLPDQPTSYYEAIMRPVKEYEILFVASPRYPVNAMTRYGRVICPGSIGYPPGKNHKATFALVDVDTLHTKFIEVDYEDEKKLIEEKIRSEGLPEELIKVLYHGKV; from the coding sequence ATGGTGTACGTGGCGGTTCTTGCTAACATAAACGGGAACCTTCCAGCACTTGCGAAAGCCCTTGAGAAAATCGAAGAGCTCAAAGAGGAGGGTTATGAGATTGAGAAGTACTACGTCCTTGGAAACGTCGTCGGTCTGTTCCCGTACCCGAAGGAGGTTCTCGACACGCTTGACGACCTCATCAGGAACAACGTCGTTAAAGTCATCCGCGGTGAGTTCGACCAGGCCATAGCCGCGAGCGACCCGCACGCCGAGGGACCTGACTACATTGACAGGCTCAACTACCTGGACTACACCAAGAAGGCCCTCAAGTACACCTGGAAGAAGCTCGGTCACGAGGGCAGGGAGTTCATAAGGGACCTGCCGATTTACCTCGTGGACAGGATTGGCAAAAACGACATCTTCGGCGTCTACGGAAGCCCACTCAATCCGTTCGAGGGCCAGGTTCTTCCTGACCAGCCAACCAGCTACTACGAGGCCATAATGAGGCCGGTTAAGGAGTACGAGATACTCTTCGTCGCATCACCCAGGTATCCGGTCAACGCGATGACGAGGTACGGAAGGGTAATCTGCCCCGGAAGCATAGGCTACCCGCCCGGCAAGAACCACAAGGCGACCTTTGCCCTGGTGGACGTGGACACCCTCCACACCAAGTTCATCGAAGTTGACTACGAGGACGAGAAGAAGCTCATAGAGGAGAAAATCAGAAGTGAGGGCCTCCCGGAGGAGCTCATTAAGGTTCTCTACCACGGGAAGGTCTGA
- a CDS encoding Lrp/AsnC family transcriptional regulator — protein sequence MVDELDIKIISLLQKNARLSFREIARELDVAVGTVYNRIKKLEENGVIKGYAPVLDYEKLGFGLTALIGVKAQGKKIQEIERKIAEKSRAMMVYDITGEFDIFVIAKFRDREDMNRFVKWLLSLDGVEKTNTSVAMQVVKEEPRLALED from the coding sequence ATGGTCGATGAGCTGGACATCAAGATAATCTCGCTACTCCAGAAGAATGCCCGCCTCTCGTTCAGGGAGATAGCCAGGGAGCTTGACGTTGCCGTCGGCACCGTTTACAACCGCATCAAAAAGCTGGAAGAGAACGGGGTCATAAAAGGCTATGCCCCCGTCCTAGACTACGAGAAGCTCGGCTTTGGGCTGACTGCCCTCATTGGGGTCAAGGCGCAGGGCAAGAAGATACAGGAGATAGAGCGGAAAATCGCCGAGAAGAGCCGGGCGATGATGGTCTACGACATAACCGGTGAGTTTGATATCTTCGTTATCGCAAAGTTCCGGGACAGGGAGGACATGAACCGCTTCGTCAAGTGGCTCCTTTCCCTCGACGGCGTGGAAAAAACGAACACGAGCGTTGCAATGCAGGTCGTAAAGGAAGAACCGAGGTTAGCCCTTGAAGACTAA
- a CDS encoding phosphoribosyltransferase family protein, producing the protein MSQLKSVQEKLRLIRVLRLLKKSYTYEELSKITGLPITVLNRYVRGKVLPSAERTRELLKLLTPYINIEEEVKKRIKFDERGFFDNMPVLSDTALMSLIAEEVAGRYFDRDVDKVLTAATDGIALGVHIARELGVDVVYAKKKKEVGVEKFYEVSYVPSASGTVMTLYLPQWALRKGENVLIVDDVIRSGETQRALVEMAHQAGAKPVGMFFLVSVGDIVEKLREEYDFPVESLIRLG; encoded by the coding sequence ATGAGCCAGCTAAAGTCCGTCCAGGAGAAGCTTAGACTCATCAGGGTGCTGAGGCTCCTCAAGAAGAGCTACACCTACGAAGAGTTATCCAAAATAACCGGACTGCCCATAACCGTCCTGAACAGGTACGTCAGGGGCAAGGTTCTGCCCAGCGCCGAGAGGACAAGGGAACTGCTAAAGCTCCTCACGCCGTACATAAACATTGAGGAAGAAGTCAAGAAGAGGATAAAGTTCGACGAGAGGGGCTTCTTCGACAACATGCCCGTGCTCAGCGACACAGCCCTGATGAGCCTCATAGCTGAGGAAGTGGCGGGGAGGTACTTCGACAGGGACGTTGACAAGGTGCTGACAGCCGCAACCGACGGTATTGCCCTCGGCGTCCACATAGCGAGAGAGCTCGGCGTTGACGTAGTCTACGCCAAGAAGAAGAAGGAAGTCGGTGTCGAGAAGTTCTACGAGGTCAGCTACGTTCCGAGCGCGTCTGGAACCGTCATGACCCTCTACCTGCCCCAGTGGGCGCTCAGGAAGGGGGAGAACGTCCTCATCGTTGACGACGTTATAAGGAGCGGAGAGACGCAGAGGGCGCTCGTGGAGATGGCCCACCAGGCGGGGGCAAAGCCCGTGGGAATGTTCTTCCTCGTGAGCGTCGGGGACATCGTTGAGAAGCTCCGGGAGGAGTATGATTTCCCTGTTGAAAGCCTCATAAGGTTGGGTTGA
- a CDS encoding YkgJ family cysteine cluster protein yields MKKWVATIDLETLEVESDPSFKFKCVEGCGICCERLEIPLRDEDIVAIEELGYNVWEFVDYEKLFYRGDKFLGYALKKRSFDDACVFLDPETKRCRIYGHRPLACRLYPFIFVKHGKKMEIYVKEDSFCPGLNHPEGQPITKEFLLQEYGDVIQSYRQKVLG; encoded by the coding sequence GTGAAGAAGTGGGTCGCGACTATAGACCTCGAAACCCTCGAGGTCGAGTCCGACCCCTCCTTCAAATTTAAGTGCGTTGAAGGGTGCGGGATCTGTTGTGAAAGGCTCGAAATTCCCCTGAGGGACGAGGACATTGTGGCAATCGAGGAGCTCGGCTACAACGTCTGGGAATTCGTGGACTACGAGAAGCTTTTCTACCGGGGGGACAAGTTCCTCGGCTACGCCCTCAAGAAGAGGTCCTTCGATGACGCGTGTGTCTTCCTCGACCCAGAGACAAAGAGGTGCCGTATTTACGGCCACCGCCCCCTCGCATGCAGGCTCTACCCCTTCATCTTTGTCAAGCACGGAAAGAAGATGGAAATCTACGTCAAAGAGGACTCCTTCTGTCCAGGGTTAAACCACCCCGAGGGCCAGCCTATAACTAAGGAATTCCTCCTGCAAGAATACGGCGATGTGATACAAAGTTACAGACAGAAAGTCCTGGGATGA
- a CDS encoding Lrp/AsnC family transcriptional regulator has translation MIEAFVLVVVKPGNEEKVYEQVKKNPRVKEVYRVYGEYDIILRVEVPTMEELDRFHDETLRRIPDIEMTETLIASTYRGVNG, from the coding sequence ATGATCGAGGCCTTCGTCCTCGTTGTTGTTAAGCCCGGAAACGAGGAAAAAGTCTACGAGCAGGTTAAGAAGAACCCGCGCGTCAAGGAGGTATACCGCGTCTACGGGGAGTACGACATAATCCTCCGCGTCGAGGTTCCCACAATGGAGGAGCTTGACAGATTCCACGACGAGACCCTCAGGAGAATTCCCGACATAGAGATGACCGAGACGCTGATAGCGAGCACTTACCGGGGGGTGAATGGGTGA
- a CDS encoding signal recognition particle protein Srp54 — MALEKLGKALNNALRKLARAGTVDEAMIKEIVRDIQRALLQADVNVKLVLQLTKAIQKRALEEEPPAGVSRKEHIIKIVYEELTKFLGTEAKPLEIKEKPTIILTVGIQGSGKTTSVAKLARHLQKRGYKVGVVCSDTWRPGAYHQLRQLLDPYGIEVFGDPEEKDAVKLAREGVEHFRERGVDVIIVDSAGRHKEEKGLIEEMRQISEAIKPHEVILVIDGTIGQQAYNQALAFKEATPIGSIIVTKLDGSAKGGGALSAVAATGAPIKFIGVGERIDDLEPFDPKRFVSRLLGLGDIQGLLEKIEELQKQQEFKEEDVEKFLRGKFNLKDMYAQLEAMQKMGPLKQILQMIPGLGYSLPDDVVKVGEEKLKRYRVIMDSMTEEELENPDIINYSRIKRIARGSGTSTAEVRELLNQYNQMKKMFKSMNKRKLAKMARKFNLGGFGV, encoded by the coding sequence ATGGCGCTAGAAAAACTTGGAAAGGCCCTTAACAACGCCCTCAGAAAGCTGGCACGCGCGGGGACCGTTGATGAAGCGATGATTAAGGAGATAGTTAGAGACATACAGAGGGCGCTCCTCCAGGCAGATGTAAACGTCAAGCTCGTCCTCCAGCTCACAAAGGCAATACAGAAGAGGGCCCTTGAGGAAGAGCCCCCCGCCGGGGTCAGCAGGAAGGAGCACATAATCAAGATAGTCTATGAAGAGCTCACAAAGTTCCTCGGAACCGAGGCAAAGCCCCTTGAGATAAAGGAGAAGCCAACCATCATTCTAACCGTCGGTATCCAGGGTTCTGGAAAGACCACGAGCGTTGCGAAGCTGGCGAGACACCTCCAGAAGAGGGGCTACAAGGTAGGCGTCGTGTGTTCAGACACGTGGCGTCCCGGTGCATACCACCAGCTCAGACAGCTCCTCGACCCCTATGGAATAGAGGTCTTTGGAGACCCCGAGGAGAAAGACGCCGTCAAGCTTGCCCGCGAGGGAGTTGAGCACTTCCGCGAGAGGGGCGTTGATGTAATCATCGTTGACTCTGCCGGAAGGCACAAGGAAGAGAAAGGACTCATCGAGGAGATGAGGCAGATAAGCGAGGCCATAAAGCCCCACGAGGTCATTCTCGTAATAGACGGAACCATCGGCCAGCAGGCTTACAACCAGGCGCTGGCCTTCAAGGAGGCAACGCCGATAGGCTCGATAATCGTTACGAAGCTCGACGGAAGCGCCAAGGGCGGTGGAGCCCTCTCGGCCGTTGCCGCGACGGGGGCCCCGATAAAGTTCATCGGTGTCGGTGAGAGGATAGACGACCTTGAGCCATTCGACCCCAAGCGCTTTGTGTCGAGGCTCCTTGGGCTTGGGGACATCCAGGGCCTCCTTGAGAAGATAGAAGAGCTCCAGAAACAGCAGGAGTTCAAGGAAGAGGACGTCGAGAAGTTCCTCAGGGGCAAGTTCAACCTCAAGGACATGTACGCCCAGCTGGAGGCCATGCAGAAGATGGGCCCACTGAAGCAGATACTCCAGATGATTCCTGGACTCGGCTACTCCCTGCCCGACGACGTCGTAAAGGTGGGAGAGGAGAAGCTCAAGCGCTACCGTGTCATAATGGACTCGATGACTGAGGAAGAACTTGAGAACCCGGATATAATCAACTATTCCCGCATAAAGAGGATTGCCCGCGGTTCCGGAACCAGCACGGCTGAAGTCAGGGAGCTGCTGAATCAGTACAATCAAATGAAGAAGATGTTCAAGAGCATGAACAAGAGGAAGCTGGCCAAGATGGCCAGGAAGTTCAACCTCGGGGGGTTTGGGGTATGA